Proteins co-encoded in one Gossypium arboreum isolate Shixiya-1 chromosome 11, ASM2569848v2, whole genome shotgun sequence genomic window:
- the LOC108472979 gene encoding probable pectinesterase/pectinesterase inhibitor 51 — MSVVHIFLPVSLVIFLAIFSSAHHDHEKSTPSQIYHACQATRFAELCETSLTQLSHLPPNTTSLQIIQSTISVSDHNLKTGQSMVKSILNTYKGNLNRTNIATICLDILSYSSYRIKSAHYALTHGNIKDGRAWMSAALGYQQNCWGALKYVNDTKLVVDTMLFLDSLVHHSSNALSMMVAYDNYGEDTTLWTPPKTERDGFYEKGSGGKLELRFNGGFPLNLKVDVTVCKNHRKCYKTVQEAVDAAPNNKKGRDQYVIKIRKGVYEETVRVPFEKKNVVFLGEGMGKTIITGALNVHQPGMNTYNSATVGVLGDGFMASGLTIRNTAGSDAHQAVAFRSDSDHSVIENCEFLGNQDTLYAQSLRQFYKNCRIQGNVDFIFGNSASVFQDCEILVGPRQTNPESSENNAVTAHGRTDPAQSTGLVFLNCVINGTEEYMRYYKKNPEVHKNYLGRPWKEYSRTIFINCKMEKIISPDGWMPWSGDVGLKTVFYGEFRNSGPGSDVSKRVPWSTQIPSQHVPTYSVQNFIQGDQWIPKSH; from the exons atgtccGTTGTTCATATTTTTCTTCCCGTTTCCCTCGTCATTTTTTTAGCCATTTTTTCTTCCGCTCATCACGACCATGAAAAATCAACTCCATCTCAAATCTACCATGCATGTCAGGCCACCCGCTTCGCGGAACTCTGTGAAACCTCCCTAACACAATTATCCCACCTCCCTCCCAACACAACCTCCCTTCAAATCATCCAATCCACCATTTCTGTCTCTGACCACAACCTCAAAACTGGACAATCCATGGTAAAATCCATCCTTAACACCTACAAGGGAAACCTTAACCGCACCAATATCGCCACCATCTGTTTGGATATCCTTTCTTACTCAAGCTACCGCATCAAATCAGCCCATTATGCGTTAACACATGGGAATATAAAAGATGGCCGTGCATGGATGAGCGCGGCTCTTGGCTACCAACAAAATTGTTGGGGGGCGCTCAAGTACGTAAATGACACCAAATTGGTTGTTGACACCATGTTGTTTTTGGACTCTCTAGTACATCATAGCAGCAACGCATTAAGCATGATGGTCGCCTATGATAATTACGGGGAGGACACCACCTTATGGACCCCGCCCAAAACAGAACGGGACGGATTTTATGAGAAGGGGTCGGGTGGGAAGCTGGAGTTGAGATTTAATGGAGGTTTCCCGTTAAATTTGAAGGTGGATGTAACGGTGTGTAAAAACCATAGAAAGTGTTACAAGACCGTGCAAGAGGCCGTAGATGCTGCACCTAATAACAAAAAGGGGAGGGATCAATATGTGATAAAAATAAGGAAAGGGGTGTACGAAGAAACGGTTAGGGTCCCGTTTGAGAAGAAAAATGTGGTGTTTTTGGGGGAAGGGATGGGCAAAACCATTATTACCGGCGCTTTAAATGTTCACCAGCCTGGAATGAATACTTATAATTCCGCTACAGTCG GAGTACTTGGGGATGGTTTTATGGCGAGCGGGCTGACAATCAGGAACACAGCAGGCTCCGATGCCCACCAAGCAGTGGCTTTCAGATCAGACAGCGACCATTCCGTCATTGAGAACTGTGAATTCCTAGGCAATCAAGATACTCTGTACGCTCAGTCACTCCGTCAATTCTACAAAAACTGCCGCATCCAAGGCAACGTCGACTTCATCTTCGGAAACTCCGCATCAGTGTTCCAGGACTGTGAAATATTGGTCGGTCCTCGACAGACAAATCCAGAAAGCAGTGAGAATAATGCCGTGACGGCCCATGGCAGAACTGATCCGGCTCAATCAACTGGCCTCGTCTTCCTTAACTGCGTAATCAATGGAACTGAAGAGTACATGAGATACTACAAGAAGAATCCGGAAGTGCACAAGAATTATTTGGGAAGGCCATGGAAGGAATATTCAAGGACGATTTTTATAAACTGTAAAATGGAGAAGATTATCAGTCCAGATGGATGGATGCCATGGAGTGGCGACGTTGGGCTGAAAACAGTTTTCTATGGAGAGTTTAGGAATTCGGGACCAGGATCTGATGTGTCCAAGAGAGTTCCGTGGAGTACCCAAATTCCATCGCAGCACGTACCTACGTATTCGGTTCAGAATTTCATCCAAGGAGATCAATGGATCCCTAAATCTCATTGa